A single window of Providencia alcalifaciens DNA harbors:
- a CDS encoding DNA polymerase II, protein MPQSNTPAEKGFILSRHWRDTRYGVEVSYWLLTDNKPQKVIVPYQQAVGFLPESKFPLVRHLIEGQADISYRSVELRDFKREKVYAIYCQQYRQLHNLDKNCQALGVELLETDIRPCERYLMERFITAPVWFSRNHQGKYQLKPCEGYRPALHAVSLDIETSQHGELYSIGLSGCGDNVVFMLGPEQGPALNNLHRLVYATSRPQLLERLNEWLEQYDPDAIIGWNLIQFDLQVLQKHAERYGIPLLLGRQGKKLEWREHGFKQGVFFASAEGRLIIDGIDALKSATWSFSSFSLESVAQQLLGEGKAIDTPYDRMDEINRRFAHDKPALAHYNIQDCILVHRIFEKTDLMAFLQERSTVTGLAADRMGGSVAAFSHLYIPRLHRLGFVAPTLCEQKFQLNPGGFVMDSQPGLYDSVLVLDYKSLYPSIIRTFLIDPAGMIEGLARPETEHSVEGFRGAWFSRTTHCLPDIVSHIWQGRDKAKQQKNAPLSQALKIIMNAFAGVLGADGCRFFDPRLTASITMRGHEIMRITKQLIESQGYQVIYGDTDSTFVWLRDPHTDEQAQKVGYQLRDHVNNWWKQHLKEEWQLDGVLELEYETHYRRFLMPTIRGTDQGSKKRYAGLSQDTMVFKGLETIRSDWTPLAQNFQKDLYTRIFYRQPYREFIRDYIHAIRSGEYDDRLIYRKRLRRKLSDYQRNVPPHVRAARQADEYNLQLQRPLQYQNGGWISYIITQAGPEPLETVTAKPDYEHYILKQIKPIADGILPFLQDDFDAILTGQINLLF, encoded by the coding sequence ATGCCTCAGTCAAACACCCCCGCTGAAAAAGGCTTTATTCTTAGCCGCCATTGGCGAGATACCCGCTACGGTGTCGAGGTAAGCTATTGGTTACTCACAGATAATAAACCGCAAAAAGTCATTGTCCCCTATCAACAGGCCGTGGGCTTTTTACCTGAATCCAAGTTTCCGCTCGTACGCCATTTAATTGAAGGGCAAGCTGATATCAGTTATCGCTCCGTTGAACTGCGAGATTTTAAACGCGAAAAAGTCTACGCCATCTATTGCCAGCAATATCGCCAATTACACAATCTGGATAAAAACTGCCAAGCATTAGGCGTTGAGCTTCTGGAAACCGATATTCGCCCTTGTGAGCGTTATTTAATGGAGCGCTTTATTACGGCTCCCGTGTGGTTTTCTCGCAATCATCAGGGGAAGTATCAGCTCAAACCCTGTGAAGGCTATCGCCCAGCACTCCACGCCGTTTCCCTCGATATTGAAACTAGCCAACATGGAGAACTTTACTCGATTGGGTTATCTGGCTGCGGTGACAATGTAGTGTTTATGTTGGGACCCGAGCAAGGCCCTGCCTTGAATAACCTGCACCGACTCGTGTATGCCACCAGCCGCCCTCAATTACTTGAAAGACTGAACGAATGGCTAGAACAGTACGATCCCGATGCCATCATCGGCTGGAATCTGATCCAGTTTGATTTGCAAGTCTTACAAAAGCATGCGGAACGCTACGGCATTCCTCTGTTACTCGGTCGACAAGGGAAAAAACTCGAATGGCGAGAACATGGCTTTAAGCAAGGCGTCTTTTTTGCCTCTGCTGAAGGGCGCTTAATTATCGATGGTATTGATGCGTTAAAATCGGCAACGTGGAGTTTTAGCTCATTCAGTTTGGAGTCCGTTGCCCAGCAGTTACTTGGTGAAGGGAAAGCGATTGATACGCCCTATGATCGCATGGATGAAATTAATCGCCGCTTTGCTCACGATAAACCCGCCCTCGCCCATTACAATATTCAAGACTGTATTTTGGTGCATCGCATCTTTGAGAAAACCGATTTAATGGCGTTCTTGCAAGAGCGCTCGACGGTCACGGGGTTAGCTGCCGATCGCATGGGAGGCTCAGTAGCCGCCTTTTCCCATTTATATATTCCTCGGCTACACCGTTTAGGGTTTGTTGCCCCAACGCTCTGCGAGCAAAAGTTTCAGCTCAATCCCGGCGGTTTTGTCATGGATTCTCAGCCGGGTTTGTATGACTCTGTTTTGGTGCTTGATTACAAAAGCCTGTATCCCTCTATTATTCGTACCTTTTTAATAGACCCTGCAGGCATGATTGAAGGGCTTGCACGCCCAGAAACTGAACACTCTGTTGAAGGGTTTCGCGGTGCTTGGTTTTCCCGTACTACCCATTGCTTGCCAGATATTGTCAGCCATATTTGGCAAGGTCGTGATAAAGCCAAACAGCAAAAAAACGCCCCACTTTCTCAAGCCCTCAAAATTATTATGAATGCCTTTGCTGGGGTTCTGGGTGCCGATGGATGCCGCTTTTTTGATCCGCGATTAACCGCGTCAATCACCATGCGCGGCCATGAAATCATGCGAATTACCAAACAATTGATTGAATCCCAAGGGTATCAGGTGATTTATGGGGATACCGACTCCACCTTTGTTTGGCTGCGAGATCCCCACACCGATGAACAAGCCCAAAAAGTGGGTTATCAACTGCGTGACCATGTGAATAATTGGTGGAAACAACATCTTAAAGAAGAGTGGCAACTTGATGGTGTGCTCGAACTTGAGTATGAAACCCATTATCGGCGCTTTTTGATGCCAACAATTAGAGGCACAGACCAAGGTAGTAAAAAACGCTATGCCGGTTTAAGCCAAGATACGATGGTTTTTAAAGGGTTAGAAACTATTCGCTCCGACTGGACGCCTCTCGCTCAAAACTTCCAAAAAGATCTGTATACGCGCATTTTTTATCGCCAGCCTTATCGAGAATTTATTCGCGATTATATTCATGCCATCCGTTCAGGCGAATATGACGATCGCTTGATTTATCGCAAGCGCCTACGGCGTAAATTGTCAGATTATCAACGTAATGTACCGCCTCACGTACGAGCTGCACGTCAAGCCGATGAGTACAATTTGCAATTACAGCGCCCATTGCAATATCAAAATGGGGGTTGGATCAGTTATATCATCACTCAAGCAGGTCCCGAGCCATTAGAGACAGTGACTGCTAAACCTGACTATGAACACTATATTCTTAAGCAAATCAAACCTATCGCCGATGGAATTCTGCCATTTCTGCAAGATGATTTCGACGCCATTTTGACTGGACAAATTAATCTTTTGTTTTAA
- the thiQ gene encoding thiamine ABC transporter ATP-binding protein ThiQ, translating into MIELQNLDYQYDSLNMHFDISVTSGERVAVMGPSGAGKSTLLSLISGFQFPRSGTITLKGENHTFTPPAKRPVSMLFQENNLFAHLTVRQNIGLGLQPSLRLNTSKMAEVEQMAQQVSLTECLDRTPAQLSGGQRQRAALARCLIRNQPILLLDEPFSALDPALRSEMLQLLNDVCVNKSITLLMVSHSIEDSLQIAPRSLVVADGAIVYDGDTETLLQGKTDASALLGISN; encoded by the coding sequence ATGATTGAATTACAAAATCTAGATTATCAATACGATAGCCTAAATATGCATTTTGATATTTCGGTAACTTCGGGGGAACGCGTTGCCGTAATGGGTCCCAGTGGCGCAGGTAAAAGCACACTGCTCAGCCTAATCAGTGGGTTTCAATTTCCTCGCAGCGGCACTATCACCTTAAAGGGTGAAAATCATACATTTACGCCCCCTGCTAAGCGCCCTGTTTCCATGTTATTTCAAGAAAACAATCTATTTGCACACCTAACCGTGAGGCAAAATATTGGGCTCGGTTTACAACCCAGTTTGCGCTTAAATACATCAAAAATGGCTGAAGTTGAACAAATGGCGCAGCAGGTCAGTTTAACCGAATGTTTAGACCGAACGCCTGCACAATTGTCAGGAGGACAACGTCAACGAGCCGCCCTTGCCCGCTGTTTAATTCGCAATCAACCGATTTTATTGCTGGATGAGCCGTTTTCCGCCCTTGACCCAGCGCTGCGCAGTGAAATGCTGCAATTACTCAATGACGTGTGCGTGAATAAATCCATCACGTTATTAATGGTATCTCATAGTATTGAAGACTCGCTACAAATCGCCCCTCGTAGCTTAGTGGTTGCCGATGGCGCAATTGTGTATGACGGCGATACCGAAACACTGTTACAAGGCAAAACCGACGCTTCCGCATTATTGGGCATTTCTAATTAG
- the rppH gene encoding RNA pyrophosphohydrolase produces the protein MIDDDGYRPNVGIVICNRQGQVLWARRYGQHSWQFPQGGINPGESPEQAMYRELYEEVGLQRKDVRLLASTRNWLRYKLPKRLVRWDTKPVCIGQKQRWFLLQLQCNDADINVQRSKSPEFDGWRWVSYWYPVRQVVSFKREVYRRVMKEFAPVVMPLQEQKLPQRPVFNNRRRGVK, from the coding sequence GTGATCGATGATGATGGCTACCGCCCGAATGTAGGAATTGTAATTTGTAATCGGCAAGGTCAAGTCTTATGGGCTCGCCGTTATGGTCAGCATTCTTGGCAATTTCCTCAAGGTGGGATTAACCCGGGGGAATCGCCAGAACAAGCGATGTATCGTGAGTTATACGAGGAAGTCGGACTACAGCGTAAAGATGTAAGGTTACTTGCATCTACCCGTAATTGGTTACGCTACAAATTACCTAAGCGTTTGGTGCGTTGGGATACAAAACCTGTTTGTATTGGACAGAAACAACGTTGGTTTTTACTTCAACTCCAATGTAATGACGCCGATATAAACGTGCAGCGCAGTAAATCGCCAGAATTTGACGGCTGGCGGTGGGTCAGTTATTGGTATCCTGTTAGGCAAGTGGTCTCTTTTAAGCGCGAAGTTTATCGCCGTGTGATGAAGGAATTCGCTCCCGTAGTTATGCCTTTGCAGGAACAGAAATTACCACAACGACCTGTTTTTAATAATCGTAGGCGCGGAGTTAAGTAA
- the thiP gene encoding thiamine/thiamine pyrophosphate ABC transporter permease ThiP, translated as MANRRQSLINLTLLPGAIASGLLIVVALLAFGALWFFAPEISLSEIIDDDYLWHVIGFTFWQALLSAVFSIIPAIFLARALYRRRFWGRTLLLRLCAMTLVLPVLVAVFGILSVYGQTGWLAKLCLWLGVDYQFSPYGLRGILLAHIFFNMPLATRMLLQSLENIAIEQRQSAAQLGFNEWQQFTLLEWPYLRRQMLPTGALIFMLCFASFATVLALGGGPAATTIELAIYQALSYDFDLGRATLLALIQLGCCVGLMLICQRINHTFSVGFSHQTSWFDPADNLFRRLRDWLVIAAAILLLIPPLLAVIVDGLNGQLLDVLQQPALWQATSTSLFIALCAGILCVILTLMLLWSSRELRLRNALKLGQAIELSGLIILAMPGIVLATGFFIFFNETIGIPETPYPLVIMTNALLAIPYALKVLDNPMRDLAQRYNPLCQSLEITGFNRFKIIELRALRKPIAQALAFACVISIGDFGVVALFGNEEFRTLPYYLYQQIGAYRTNDGAVTAMLLLLLCFCLFSLLERLSGKTHD; from the coding sequence ATGGCAAACCGCCGTCAGTCGTTAATCAATTTAACCTTATTACCGGGGGCGATAGCCTCCGGTCTTTTAATCGTCGTTGCCCTGCTCGCTTTTGGGGCGCTGTGGTTTTTCGCACCTGAAATTTCTCTCAGCGAGATAATTGACGATGATTATTTATGGCATGTCATCGGCTTTACATTTTGGCAGGCATTGCTTTCCGCTGTTTTTTCCATTATTCCCGCTATTTTTCTTGCAAGAGCCCTGTATCGCCGGCGATTCTGGGGAAGAACGCTATTGCTCCGCTTGTGTGCAATGACCCTCGTTTTACCTGTTCTAGTCGCCGTTTTCGGCATTTTATCAGTGTATGGACAAACCGGATGGCTGGCAAAACTGTGCCTATGGCTCGGTGTTGACTATCAGTTTTCCCCTTATGGTCTACGTGGCATTTTATTGGCACATATCTTTTTCAATATGCCTCTCGCCACCCGTATGCTATTGCAATCCCTTGAAAATATTGCCATTGAGCAGCGTCAAAGTGCCGCTCAACTGGGGTTCAATGAATGGCAGCAATTTACCCTTTTAGAGTGGCCTTATTTACGCCGTCAGATGTTGCCAACAGGCGCGTTGATTTTCATGCTCTGCTTTGCCAGCTTTGCGACGGTACTGGCTCTGGGTGGCGGTCCTGCAGCGACCACTATCGAACTCGCAATTTACCAAGCACTGAGCTATGACTTTGATTTAGGGCGCGCCACATTGCTTGCGTTGATTCAGTTGGGATGTTGCGTAGGATTAATGCTTATTTGCCAACGCATTAACCATACATTTTCTGTTGGGTTTAGCCACCAAACATCGTGGTTTGATCCCGCCGATAACCTGTTTCGCCGTCTACGTGACTGGCTGGTGATTGCAGCAGCCATTTTATTATTAATTCCGCCGTTATTAGCGGTTATTGTTGATGGACTCAACGGTCAATTACTGGATGTTTTACAGCAACCTGCGTTATGGCAAGCCACATCAACCTCGCTGTTTATTGCTCTGTGTGCGGGGATTTTGTGTGTGATCCTCACGCTAATGCTGCTGTGGAGTAGCCGTGAACTGCGTTTAAGAAATGCATTAAAACTCGGGCAAGCCATTGAGCTAAGCGGGCTGATTATTCTGGCTATGCCGGGTATTGTGCTGGCAACAGGCTTTTTTATCTTTTTCAATGAAACCATTGGAATACCCGAAACGCCTTATCCATTGGTGATCATGACTAACGCCTTGCTCGCTATCCCTTACGCGCTAAAGGTGCTGGATAACCCAATGCGAGATCTGGCTCAACGCTATAACCCGTTATGCCAATCACTCGAAATTACTGGATTTAATCGATTTAAAATCATTGAATTGCGTGCATTACGCAAACCTATTGCACAAGCTTTGGCATTTGCTTGCGTGATTTCGATTGGGGATTTTGGCGTGGTCGCCTTATTCGGGAATGAAGAGTTCCGCACCTTGCCTTACTATCTTTATCAACAGATTGGCGCGTATCGAACCAATGACGGCGCGGTTACCGCGATGTTATTGCTGTTACTCTGTTTCTGCCTGTTTAGCTTACTCGAACGCCTATCGGGGAAAACTCATGATTGA
- the thiB gene encoding thiamine ABC transporter substrate binding subunit, with protein sequence MTKKKLFTSLIALTTLSFTAFASAEKPTLTVYTYDSFAAEWGPGPQIKKNFEAQCECELKLVSLGDGVALLNRLRMEGTKSKADIILGLDNNLLDSAEKTGLFAPADIKTDALKLPIEWTSKTFIPYDYGYFAFIYDTNKIKQPPKSMDELLDSKNNWKIIYQDPRTSTPGLGLMLWVEKIYGDKSADAWKKMAAKTLTVTKGWSESYGLFLKGEGDFVLSYTSSPGYQILNDKKDNYAAALFDEGHYMQVEVAARLKHSPQPELAKQFLQFMLTPEFQGTLPTTNWMYPVIDMPLPEVYNVLPLPAKSLQFSAGEVAKERQTWTRLWQTAVSR encoded by the coding sequence ATGACTAAAAAGAAACTCTTTACCTCACTCATTGCTTTAACCACCTTAAGCTTTACCGCATTCGCCTCTGCCGAAAAACCAACGCTGACGGTGTATACCTATGATTCCTTTGCTGCAGAATGGGGCCCTGGTCCACAAATCAAAAAGAATTTCGAAGCTCAATGTGAATGCGAGTTAAAACTGGTTTCACTGGGAGATGGTGTTGCGCTACTGAATCGCCTACGCATGGAAGGGACAAAAAGCAAAGCTGACATTATCTTAGGGTTAGATAACAACTTGCTCGACTCAGCAGAAAAAACTGGCTTATTTGCCCCAGCAGATATCAAAACGGATGCGCTTAAATTACCTATCGAATGGACAAGTAAAACATTCATTCCTTATGATTATGGCTATTTCGCCTTCATCTATGACACCAATAAAATCAAACAGCCACCAAAAAGCATGGATGAACTGCTTGATAGCAAAAATAATTGGAAAATCATTTACCAAGATCCACGCACCAGCACTCCAGGCTTAGGGCTAATGTTATGGGTTGAGAAAATCTACGGCGATAAATCTGCTGATGCATGGAAAAAAATGGCAGCCAAAACACTGACCGTAACCAAAGGTTGGAGTGAATCTTATGGCCTGTTCTTAAAGGGTGAAGGGGATTTTGTACTGAGCTACACCTCCTCGCCGGGTTATCAAATTTTAAATGACAAGAAAGACAACTACGCAGCGGCACTGTTCGATGAAGGGCATTATATGCAAGTCGAAGTGGCGGCAAGATTGAAACACAGCCCGCAGCCAGAGCTGGCAAAACAGTTCTTACAGTTTATGTTAACCCCTGAATTCCAAGGCACATTACCAACCACTAACTGGATGTATCCGGTTATCGATATGCCGTTGCCTGAAGTGTATAACGTGCTACCACTGCCAGCTAAATCCCTGCAATTTAGCGCGGGAGAAGTAGCTAAAGAACGTCAAACGTGGACACGTTTATGGCAAACCGCCGTCAGTCGTTAA
- the ptsP gene encoding phosphoenolpyruvate--protein phosphotransferase, which yields MLTRLRDIVEKVAMATSLTQALEVLVNETCKAMRTDVCSIYLADHPRQCYYLMATRGLKKPSGIAIRLGFNEGVVGAVGRQSEMLNLADIREHPQFKYLPQLKEEQLKAFLGVPVVYRRQLLGVLVVQQREKRLFSETEESFMVTLSMQLAVILSQAQTKGIFGQYRQNRLKAIPVSQGISMAYGWQDTSQPSLDNVYQATTLNIDEERQRLVIALESAAAEFRRISKRFMASSSKESAAIFDLYNHLLNDPQLKKRLFTAINQGAVAEWAVKTVIEDYALQFSRLRDLYLRERGSDLRTLGQRLLFHLDDSLTPTSQWPDRFILVADELSASVLAELPLEQLAGVIVRDGATHSHSAILIRAMGIPAIMGADIEPSLLHNRHLILDGYRGEVFIEPENFIAQEYQQIIEEENVLSRLAEGSLSQDAVLKNGEHVDICLNAGLSPRYEQQIHDGVDGVGLYRTELPFMLHNGFPSEDEQKQLYREVLQLFSTKPVVLRTLDIGADKQLPYMPISEENPCLGWRGIRIMLDQPEIFLIQLRSMLRANQDTGNLRILLPMITSINEVDEAIGLINRAKNEVSQQLGKSIDLPPIGVMLEVPSLLFLLPELKQRVDFISIGTNDFTQYLLAVDRNNTHVAALYDNLHPAVVRFLSMVHIECQRIGLPISVCGEMAGQPLSAMVLIALGYRSLSMSGRSVPRMKYLIRQLDPQLMAELVPDLLSAETSENVRHKISEFMERNGLGGFVRGGI from the coding sequence ATGTTGACGCGTTTACGTGACATTGTTGAAAAGGTCGCGATGGCGACCAGTCTGACTCAAGCTCTTGAAGTTTTAGTCAATGAGACGTGCAAAGCGATGCGTACCGATGTGTGCTCGATTTACTTAGCCGATCATCCTCGCCAATGTTATTACCTAATGGCAACCCGCGGGCTGAAAAAGCCTAGCGGGATTGCTATTCGTTTAGGATTCAACGAAGGGGTTGTTGGCGCAGTCGGTCGGCAATCGGAAATGTTGAATCTCGCCGATATTCGCGAACACCCGCAATTCAAATACCTTCCTCAACTCAAAGAAGAACAGCTCAAAGCCTTTCTCGGTGTGCCTGTGGTTTATCGACGCCAATTACTAGGCGTACTTGTGGTTCAACAGCGAGAAAAACGGTTATTCAGCGAAACCGAAGAGTCTTTTATGGTCACGCTATCGATGCAGTTAGCGGTGATTTTATCCCAAGCGCAAACCAAAGGTATTTTCGGGCAATATCGGCAAAATCGCCTCAAAGCTATTCCTGTTTCTCAAGGAATTTCGATGGCTTATGGCTGGCAAGATACCTCCCAGCCTTCTTTAGACAATGTGTATCAAGCGACCACATTAAATATTGATGAAGAGCGTCAGCGTTTGGTGATAGCGCTGGAAAGTGCGGCGGCAGAGTTTCGTCGTATTAGTAAGCGGTTTATGGCGAGCTCATCTAAAGAAAGCGCGGCTATTTTCGACCTATATAACCATTTACTTAATGATCCCCAACTGAAAAAACGATTATTTACGGCGATCAATCAAGGCGCGGTGGCTGAATGGGCAGTGAAAACTGTCATTGAAGATTACGCTTTGCAGTTCTCTCGTTTACGTGACCTCTATTTAAGAGAGCGCGGCTCCGACCTTCGCACCTTAGGGCAGCGCTTATTATTTCATCTCGATGATTCGCTGACACCAACCAGCCAATGGCCAGACCGTTTTATCTTAGTGGCAGATGAGCTGAGTGCGAGCGTTCTTGCCGAATTACCACTTGAGCAATTAGCGGGGGTGATTGTGCGCGATGGTGCAACGCACTCTCACTCTGCGATTTTGATCCGAGCGATGGGGATCCCCGCGATTATGGGGGCGGATATTGAGCCTTCCTTATTACATAATCGCCATCTGATTTTGGATGGATACCGTGGCGAAGTGTTTATTGAGCCTGAAAATTTTATTGCTCAGGAATACCAGCAAATTATTGAAGAAGAAAATGTGCTTAGCCGATTAGCGGAAGGTTCACTTTCTCAAGATGCAGTGCTCAAAAACGGTGAGCATGTGGATATTTGCCTCAATGCCGGATTGAGCCCTCGCTATGAACAGCAAATTCATGATGGTGTTGATGGTGTTGGACTATACCGAACCGAACTGCCATTTATGCTGCACAATGGTTTCCCATCTGAGGATGAGCAAAAGCAGTTATATCGCGAAGTATTGCAGCTGTTTTCCACTAAACCCGTGGTATTAAGAACCTTAGATATCGGTGCGGACAAACAACTGCCTTATATGCCGATCAGCGAGGAAAATCCTTGCTTGGGGTGGCGCGGGATCCGAATCATGCTGGATCAGCCTGAAATATTTTTGATCCAATTGCGCTCTATGCTGAGGGCCAACCAAGATACAGGCAATTTACGTATTTTATTGCCGATGATCACCAGTATTAATGAAGTAGATGAAGCGATTGGGCTGATTAATCGTGCCAAAAATGAAGTGAGCCAACAACTCGGAAAATCGATTGATTTACCACCAATTGGCGTGATGTTGGAAGTGCCTTCACTCCTGTTTTTGCTACCAGAGTTAAAGCAGCGGGTTGATTTTATTTCGATAGGTACCAACGACTTTACACAATATTTACTCGCTGTCGACCGTAATAACACTCATGTGGCGGCGCTCTATGATAACCTGCACCCTGCGGTGGTGCGTTTTCTATCCATGGTACATATAGAATGTCAGCGTATAGGTTTGCCGATTAGTGTGTGCGGCGAAATGGCGGGGCAGCCATTAAGTGCTATGGTGTTGATTGCATTAGGTTATCGTAGTTTGAGTATGAGTGGGCGCAGTGTTCCTCGCATGAAGTATTTAATTCGTCAGCTTGATCCTCAATTGATGGCTGAGCTAGTGCCTGATTTGCTCAGTGCAGAAACCAGCGAAAATGTCCGACATAAGATCAGTGAGTTTATGGAAAGAAATGGACTGGGTGGTTTTGTACGTGGCGGGATCTAG